A stretch of the Streptomyces sp. NBC_00078 genome encodes the following:
- a CDS encoding LacI family DNA-binding transcriptional regulator, which translates to MATMADVARSAGVSVATVSHVLNDTRPVLPHTRQAVMDAVDRLGYSPNTLARSLVTSCTRSIGLAVSAISNPYFTEILQGVEATALEHGYSLLIADPHDDPEHERKVVQLLHERRVDGMIVAPSADPSELVAYLGRHGVPAVFLDRRVDSPADGTPRYDQVCTESTEPTARLVTHLAELGHRRIALVAGAPGFSTTRERIAGYCSGLAASGLLRDEHLVVHGNSESAGAERATAQLLSLTDPPTALVTANNAMTIGALRALRERGLSVPGDIALCCFDDFAWADLFSPRLTAVAQPSRELGAEAVRVLLERLASPDRPARTLRLPCTLVHRTSCGCPEGSVQFEPPLFARPEQPAPRGEFEEDEASKAEGAECEKTAEFEKPE; encoded by the coding sequence ATGGCCACCATGGCCGATGTCGCTCGGAGCGCCGGCGTCTCCGTCGCGACCGTCTCGCACGTCCTGAACGACACCCGGCCCGTCCTCCCTCACACCCGCCAGGCCGTCATGGACGCCGTCGACCGGCTCGGCTACAGCCCGAACACCCTCGCCCGCTCCCTGGTGACCTCGTGCACCCGGTCCATCGGTCTCGCGGTGTCGGCGATCAGCAACCCGTACTTCACGGAGATCCTCCAGGGTGTCGAGGCGACCGCCCTGGAACATGGCTACAGCCTCCTCATCGCCGATCCGCACGACGACCCGGAGCACGAGCGCAAGGTCGTCCAGCTGCTGCACGAACGCCGAGTCGACGGCATGATCGTCGCCCCGTCCGCGGACCCGAGCGAACTCGTCGCCTATCTGGGCCGGCACGGCGTCCCGGCCGTTTTCCTCGACCGCCGTGTGGACTCCCCCGCCGACGGGACACCGCGCTACGACCAGGTCTGTACCGAGAGCACCGAGCCGACCGCCCGGCTGGTCACCCATCTCGCCGAGCTCGGCCACCGCCGGATCGCCCTGGTCGCCGGCGCGCCCGGGTTCAGCACCACCCGCGAACGCATCGCCGGATATTGCAGCGGCCTCGCCGCCTCCGGGCTCCTCCGCGACGAACACCTCGTGGTGCACGGCAACTCCGAGTCCGCCGGCGCCGAACGTGCCACTGCGCAGCTCCTCTCCCTCACCGACCCGCCCACCGCGCTCGTCACCGCCAACAATGCGATGACCATCGGCGCACTGCGTGCGCTGCGGGAACGCGGCCTGTCCGTGCCCGGTGACATCGCCTTGTGCTGCTTCGACGACTTCGCCTGGGCGGACCTGTTCTCGCCCCGGCTCACCGCCGTGGCCCAGCCCAGCAGGGAGCTGGGCGCCGAGGCGGTGCGGGTCCTCCTGGAACGCCTCGCCTCCCCTGACCGCCCCGCCCGCACTCTGCGACTCCCCTGCACCTTGGTCCACCGCACCTCGTGCGGTTGTCCGGAGGGGTCGGTGCAGTTCGAGCCGCCGCTATTCGCACGTCCCGAACAGCCTGCGCCGCGCGGGGAGTTCGAGGAGGACGAGGCCTCGAAGGCCGAAGGGGCCGAGTGTGAGAAGACCGCAGAGTTCGAGAAACCCGAGTAG
- a CDS encoding carbohydrate kinase produces MIVVAGEALIDLVPHGTGALADLKPALGGGPFNTALALGRLGSPTAFCSRTSHDAFGEALLDRLREARVDVSAVQRGPEPTTLALATLDGNGSAAYSFYVEGTADRLFATPQALPAGTRAVSFGTCSLVLEPGATAYESLMRTAAAQGVFTALDPNIRTGLIPDADAYRARFTSWLPSVALLKLSEEDALWLGGTPREWLAAGPAAVVITHGGDGLTAFTRGGAVHAVPGEKVDVVDTIGAGDTVNAALLHGLAAQGALSAEALLGLGADGWTRLLRFAARAAAITCSRAGAEPPYASELGDW; encoded by the coding sequence GTGATCGTCGTCGCCGGTGAGGCTCTGATCGACCTGGTACCGCACGGCACGGGTGCCCTCGCGGACCTGAAACCAGCACTCGGCGGCGGCCCGTTCAACACGGCCCTGGCCCTCGGACGACTCGGCTCCCCCACTGCCTTCTGCTCCCGCACCTCGCACGACGCCTTCGGCGAGGCGCTGCTCGACCGGCTCCGGGAAGCGCGCGTGGATGTCTCGGCCGTGCAGCGCGGTCCGGAGCCGACCACGCTTGCCCTCGCCACGCTCGACGGGAACGGCTCGGCCGCCTACTCCTTCTATGTCGAGGGCACCGCCGACCGGCTGTTCGCGACACCACAGGCGCTGCCCGCCGGGACACGAGCCGTGTCCTTCGGCACCTGCTCGCTCGTCCTGGAGCCCGGCGCCACCGCCTACGAGAGCCTGATGCGGACCGCTGCCGCCCAGGGCGTCTTCACCGCGCTCGACCCCAACATCAGGACGGGGCTGATCCCTGATGCGGACGCCTACCGGGCCCGCTTCACGAGCTGGCTGCCCTCGGTGGCGCTGCTCAAGCTCTCCGAGGAGGACGCCCTCTGGCTGGGCGGCACCCCGCGCGAGTGGCTGGCCGCCGGACCCGCGGCGGTCGTGATCACCCATGGCGGGGACGGGCTGACCGCCTTCACCCGGGGCGGAGCGGTGCACGCCGTGCCGGGCGAGAAGGTCGACGTGGTGGACACCATCGGTGCCGGTGACACCGTGAACGCCGCTCTCCTGCATGGTCTGGCCGCCCAGGGCGCCCTGTCCGCCGAGGCGCTCCTGGGACTGGGCGCCGACGGCTGGACGAGGCTGCTGCGATTCGCGGCGCGCGCAGCCGCGATCACCTGCTCCCGGGCAGGGGCAGAGCCGCCGTACGCCTCCGAACTCGGGGACTGGTAA
- the uvrA gene encoding excinuclease ABC subunit UvrA, protein MADRLIVRGAREHNLKNVSLDLPRDSLIVFTGLSGSGKSSLAFDTIFAEGQRRYVESLSSYARQFLGQMDKPDVDFIEGLSPAVSIDQKSTSRNPRSTVGTITEVYDYLRLLFARIGKPHCPECGRPISRQSPQAIVDKVLELPEGSRFQVLSPLVRERKGEFVDLFGDLQTKGYSRARVDGETVQLSNPPTLKKQEKHTIEVVVDRLTVKDSAKRRLTDSVETALGLSGGMVVLDFVDLPEDDPERERMYSEHLYCAYDDLSFEELEPRSFSFNSPFGACPDCTGIGTRMEVDPELIVPDEDKSLDEGAIHPWSHGHTKDYFGRLIGALADALGFRTDIPFAGLPQRARKALLHGHKTQIEVRYRNRYGRERVYTTPFEGAVPFVKRRHSESESDASRERFEGYMREVPCPTCQGTRLKPIVLAVTIMGKSIAEVSGMSISDCAGFLGELKLNARDKKIAERVLKEVNERLRFLVDVGLDYLSLNRAAGTLSGGEAQRIRLATQIGSGLVGVLYVLDEPSIGLHQRDNHRLIETLVRLRDMGNTLIVVEHDEDTIKIADWIVDIGPGAGEHGGKVVHSGSLKELLANAESMTGQYLSGKKSIPLPEIRRPQDPTRRLTVHGARENNLQDIDVSFPLGVFTAVTGVSGSGKSTLVNDILYTHLARELNGARSVPGRHTRVDGDDLVDKVVHVDQSPIGRTPRSNPATYTGVFDHVRKLFAETTEAKVRGYLPGRFSFNVKGGRCENCAGDGTIKIEMNFLPDVYVPCEVCHGARYNRETLEVHYKGKSIAEVLNMPIEEATDFFEAVPAIARHLNTLKDVGLGYVRLGQSATTLSGGEAQRVKLASELQRRSTGRTVYVLDEPTTGLHFEDISKLLTVLSGLVDKGNTVIVIEHNLDVVKTADWVVDMGPEGGAGGGLVVAEGTPEEVAGVSTSHTGKFLREILGADRISDAAPVPAPRKTTARKTVAAKKTVAPNKTVAAKSTAKRTTTARTADSTATKKAVGATKKAAPAKKTTRARKA, encoded by the coding sequence GTGGCCGACCGTCTCATCGTCCGTGGCGCGCGCGAGCACAACCTCAAGAATGTCTCGCTCGACCTGCCGCGCGACTCGCTCATCGTCTTCACGGGCCTGTCGGGGTCGGGCAAGTCCTCGCTGGCCTTCGACACCATTTTCGCCGAGGGGCAGCGGCGCTATGTGGAGTCGCTCTCCTCGTACGCCCGTCAGTTCCTCGGCCAGATGGACAAGCCGGACGTCGACTTCATCGAAGGTCTCTCCCCGGCCGTCTCCATCGACCAGAAGTCGACCTCGCGCAACCCGCGCTCGACGGTCGGCACCATCACCGAGGTCTACGACTACCTGCGTCTGCTCTTCGCGCGCATCGGCAAGCCGCACTGTCCCGAGTGCGGGCGTCCGATCTCGCGCCAGTCGCCGCAGGCCATCGTCGACAAGGTCCTGGAGCTGCCGGAGGGGAGCCGCTTCCAGGTGCTGTCGCCGCTCGTGCGCGAGCGCAAGGGAGAGTTCGTCGACCTCTTCGGCGACCTGCAGACCAAGGGTTACAGCCGTGCGCGCGTGGACGGCGAGACCGTCCAGCTCTCCAACCCGCCCACGCTGAAGAAGCAGGAGAAGCACACCATCGAGGTGGTCGTCGACCGCCTCACGGTGAAGGACTCCGCCAAGCGCCGCCTCACCGACTCCGTCGAGACCGCCCTCGGGCTGTCCGGCGGCATGGTCGTGCTGGACTTCGTCGACCTGCCCGAGGACGACCCCGAGCGCGAGCGCATGTACTCCGAGCACCTGTACTGCGCGTACGACGACCTGTCCTTCGAGGAGCTGGAGCCGCGCTCCTTCTCCTTCAACTCGCCCTTCGGCGCCTGCCCCGACTGCACCGGCATCGGCACGCGCATGGAGGTCGACCCCGAGCTGATCGTCCCGGACGAGGACAAGTCCCTCGACGAGGGTGCCATCCACCCCTGGTCCCACGGCCACACCAAGGACTACTTCGGCCGGCTGATCGGAGCCCTGGCGGACGCCTTGGGATTCCGGACGGACATCCCCTTCGCCGGCCTGCCGCAGCGCGCCAGGAAGGCACTCCTCCACGGCCACAAGACACAGATCGAGGTCCGCTACCGGAACAGGTACGGACGCGAGCGCGTGTACACGACGCCCTTCGAAGGCGCCGTCCCCTTCGTGAAGCGCCGGCACAGCGAGTCCGAGAGCGACGCCAGCCGCGAGCGCTTCGAGGGCTACATGCGCGAGGTGCCCTGCCCCACCTGTCAGGGCACGCGCCTCAAGCCGATCGTCCTCGCGGTCACGATCATGGGGAAGTCGATCGCCGAGGTCTCCGGCATGTCCATCAGTGACTGCGCGGGCTTCCTGGGCGAGCTGAAGCTCAACGCCCGCGACAAGAAGATCGCCGAGCGCGTGCTGAAGGAGGTCAATGAACGGCTGCGGTTCCTGGTCGACGTCGGCCTGGACTACCTCTCGCTGAATCGCGCGGCCGGCACTCTCTCCGGCGGCGAGGCCCAGCGCATCCGTCTGGCCACCCAGATCGGCTCCGGCCTCGTCGGCGTCCTGTACGTCCTCGACGAGCCGTCCATCGGCCTGCACCAGCGCGACAACCACCGGCTGATCGAGACTCTGGTCCGGCTGCGCGACATGGGCAACACGCTCATCGTCGTCGAGCACGACGAGGACACCATCAAGATCGCCGACTGGATCGTCGACATCGGTCCCGGCGCGGGTGAGCACGGCGGCAAGGTCGTGCACAGCGGCTCACTGAAGGAACTGCTCGCCAACGCCGAGTCGATGACCGGCCAGTACCTGTCGGGCAAGAAGTCGATCCCGCTGCCCGAGATCCGGCGCCCGCAAGACCCGACACGTCGGCTCACGGTGCACGGCGCGCGGGAGAACAATCTCCAGGACATCGACGTCTCGTTCCCGTTGGGCGTGTTCACGGCCGTGACGGGTGTGTCGGGCTCCGGCAAGTCGACGCTGGTCAACGACATCCTGTACACACACCTGGCCCGCGAGCTCAACGGCGCCCGCAGTGTGCCCGGGCGGCACACGCGCGTGGACGGCGACGACCTCGTTGACAAGGTCGTACACGTCGACCAGTCGCCCATCGGCCGCACCCCGCGCTCCAACCCGGCCACGTACACCGGCGTCTTCGACCACGTCCGCAAGCTGTTCGCGGAGACCACCGAGGCGAAGGTCCGCGGCTACCTGCCCGGCCGCTTCTCCTTCAACGTCAAGGGCGGTCGCTGCGAGAACTGCGCGGGCGACGGCACGATCAAGATCGAGATGAACTTCCTCCCGGACGTGTACGTCCCGTGCGAGGTCTGCCACGGCGCCCGCTACAACCGGGAGACCCTGGAGGTCCACTACAAGGGCAAGTCCATCGCCGAGGTCCTGAACATGCCGATCGAGGAGGCGACGGACTTCTTCGAGGCCGTCCCTGCGATCGCCCGCCACCTCAACACCCTCAAGGACGTCGGTCTCGGCTACGTCAGGCTCGGCCAGTCCGCGACCACCCTCTCCGGCGGCGAGGCGCAGCGCGTCAAGCTCGCCAGTGAGCTGCAGCGCCGCTCCACCGGCCGTACCGTCTACGTCCTGGACGAGCCGACCACCGGTCTGCACTTCGAGGACATCAGCAAGCTGCTGACGGTCCTGTCCGGCCTGGTCGACAAGGGCAACACGGTGATCGTCATCGAGCACAACCTCGACGTGGTCAAGACCGCCGACTGGGTCGTCGACATGGGCCCCGAGGGCGGTGCCGGCGGCGGACTCGTCGTCGCCGAGGGCACACCCGAGGAGGTCGCCGGGGTCTCCACGAGCCACACCGGCAAGTTCCTGAGGGAGATCCTCGGCGCCGACCGGATCAGCGACGCGGCTCCGGTACCGGCCCCGCGCAAGACGACGGCCAGGAAGACCGTCGCGGCCAAGAAGACGGTCGCGCCGAACAAGACCGTCGCAGCCAAGTCGACGGCGAAGAGGACGACGACGGCCAGGACCGCCGACAGCACGGCCACCAAGAAGGCGGTCGGTGCCACGAAGAAGGCGGCACCCGCGAAGAAGACGACGCGGGCGCGGAAAGCCTGA
- a CDS encoding maleylpyruvate isomerase family mycothiol-dependent enzyme has product MIDHGHDLASVRDATDRLLTAAAKLDNASAAGPSRLPGWTRGHVLAHLARNADALVNVLRGRPMYASGEARDADIERDAPRPIDVQLADLRESAARFQETGAAPADWSRTVELRNGVTDSASSVPFRRWAEVELHHVDLGIGYELEDVPTEFSQREIDFLAARFSGHPEVTAARLTDGTRAWRTGREAREPDVSVSGPAPELLGWLAGRRDGSALTVEGGSLPALPPL; this is encoded by the coding sequence ATGATTGATCACGGTCATGACCTGGCGTCTGTACGTGACGCGACCGACCGGCTGCTCACTGCAGCCGCCAAACTGGACAACGCCTCGGCGGCCGGACCGTCACGGCTCCCCGGCTGGACCCGCGGCCACGTCCTCGCCCACCTCGCCCGCAACGCGGACGCCCTCGTGAACGTCCTCCGGGGGCGCCCCATGTACGCCTCCGGAGAAGCCCGCGACGCCGACATCGAGCGGGACGCCCCGCGCCCGATCGACGTCCAGCTCGCCGACCTGCGCGAGAGCGCGGCCCGCTTCCAGGAAACCGGAGCCGCACCCGCGGACTGGTCGCGCACGGTGGAGCTGCGCAACGGGGTCACCGACTCGGCATCCAGTGTGCCGTTCCGTCGATGGGCCGAGGTGGAGCTGCACCACGTGGACCTCGGCATCGGGTACGAGCTGGAGGATGTGCCGACGGAGTTCTCGCAGCGGGAGATCGACTTCCTCGCCGCGCGCTTCTCGGGGCACCCCGAGGTGACCGCCGCACGTCTTACGGACGGCACACGCGCGTGGCGGACGGGCCGGGAGGCGAGGGAGCCGGATGTCAGCGTCTCGGGCCCGGCGCCCGAACTGCTCGGCTGGCTCGCCGGACGCCGCGACGGCTCCGCGCTGACCGTGGAGGGCGGCTCACTGCCGGCGCTTCCCCCGCTGTGA
- a CDS encoding MBL fold metallo-hydrolase has product MTYSGQVTVGGPADVHELKDLMITKIAVGPMDNNAYLLRCRATDEQLLIDAANDADTLLGMIGDDGIASVVTTHQHGDHWQALARVVTATGARTYAGRDDATGIPVPTDVLVDDGDTVRVGRVELTARHLVGHTPGSIALVYDDPHGHPHVFTGDCLFPGGVGNTRKDPKAFASLMDDVETKIFGALPDETWVYPGHGNDTTLGAERPHLPEWHARGW; this is encoded by the coding sequence ATGACGTACAGCGGACAGGTTACGGTCGGCGGCCCGGCGGATGTGCACGAGCTGAAGGACCTGATGATCACCAAGATCGCGGTCGGCCCGATGGACAACAACGCCTATCTGCTGCGCTGCCGGGCCACCGATGAGCAGCTGCTGATCGACGCCGCCAACGACGCGGACACGTTGCTCGGCATGATCGGTGACGACGGCATCGCCTCCGTCGTCACGACGCATCAGCACGGCGACCACTGGCAGGCGCTCGCCCGGGTCGTCACGGCCACCGGCGCCCGCACGTACGCGGGGCGGGACGACGCCACCGGCATCCCCGTGCCGACCGACGTCCTCGTCGATGACGGCGACACGGTCCGGGTAGGGCGCGTGGAGCTGACCGCGCGCCATCTGGTCGGGCACACGCCGGGCTCGATCGCCCTCGTGTACGACGACCCGCACGGGCATCCTCATGTGTTCACGGGAGACTGCCTCTTCCCCGGGGGTGTCGGCAACACCCGTAAGGACCCGAAGGCGTTCGCCAGCCTGATGGACGACGTCGAGACGAAGATCTTCGGCGCGCTCCCCGACGAGACGTGGGTCTACCCGGGGCACGGCAACGACACGACCCTGGGCGCGGAACGACCGCATCTGCCGGAGTGGCACGCGCGCGGGTGGTGA
- a CDS encoding ABC transporter substrate-binding protein: MHLAPRALRRAVTAATIALLATAVGCAPQPEEKAAATPSGSAGNTCAKGKLATQTSGKLTIATDEPAYEPWFKDDKPANGEGYESAVAYAVAQRLGYDKSAVVWQSVPFNKAFAPGVKTFDFDINQVSISAERRKAVDFSSGYYDVRQAVIALKGSKAAKVSGIADLKGLKLGAQVGTTSLDYITDVVKPKQEAAVYAKNDQAKSALKNGQVDAIVVDLPTAFYITAAEVTDAKIVGQFENQGGTPEQFGLVLDKGSALTSCVTSAVDALRKDGTLAKIEKQWLSDAVDAPVLK; this comes from the coding sequence ATGCACCTCGCCCCTCGCGCACTGCGCCGCGCCGTCACCGCGGCAACCATCGCCCTGCTTGCCACAGCCGTCGGCTGTGCCCCGCAGCCGGAGGAGAAGGCGGCGGCCACGCCGTCCGGGTCGGCCGGGAACACCTGCGCCAAGGGCAAGTTGGCCACCCAGACGTCCGGCAAGCTGACGATCGCTACCGACGAGCCCGCGTACGAGCCGTGGTTCAAGGACGACAAGCCCGCCAACGGCGAGGGCTACGAGTCGGCCGTCGCCTACGCCGTGGCACAGCGGCTCGGCTACGACAAGAGCGCCGTCGTCTGGCAGAGCGTGCCCTTCAACAAGGCCTTCGCGCCCGGTGTGAAGACCTTCGACTTCGACATCAACCAGGTGTCGATCAGTGCCGAGCGCAGGAAGGCCGTCGACTTCTCGTCCGGCTACTACGACGTGCGCCAGGCCGTGATCGCCCTGAAGGGCTCGAAGGCCGCGAAGGTGTCCGGCATCGCCGATCTGAAGGGCCTCAAGCTGGGCGCCCAGGTCGGCACCACCAGCCTCGACTACATCACCGACGTGGTGAAGCCGAAGCAGGAGGCCGCGGTCTACGCCAAGAACGACCAGGCCAAGTCCGCGCTGAAGAACGGCCAGGTGGACGCCATCGTCGTCGACCTGCCGACCGCCTTCTACATCACCGCCGCCGAAGTGACGGACGCGAAGATCGTCGGGCAGTTCGAGAACCAGGGCGGCACGCCCGAGCAGTTCGGGCTCGTCCTCGACAAGGGCAGCGCGCTCACCTCGTGCGTCACGAGCGCCGTGGACGCCCTGCGCAAGGACGGCACGCTCGCGAAGATCGAGAAGCAGTGGCTTTCCGACGCCGTCGACGCCCCGGTCCTCAAGTGA
- a CDS encoding amino acid ABC transporter permease, producing the protein MTLAKEESGRGGADDKGDMPGGGEGYVPSQRRIEREAFKRARARRATALAALSTLVTGIVLYLIVVNAPGWPRTKETFFDWQYAREAFPKVLEGLWLNVRLLLICGVAVLVLGMLIAIARTLRGPVFFPLRFLAAAYTDFFRGLPLIINLMIVVLGVPALRLQGVTVDPVLLGGTALTLTYSAYVAEVFRAGIESVHPSQRAAARSLGLTNRQALRHVVLPQAVRRQVPPLLNDLVSLQKDTGLVSIGGAIDAVRAADIIVGRSLNYTPYIVAGLVFVALTIPMTRFTDWVTARMDRRRAQGGSI; encoded by the coding sequence GTGACGCTCGCGAAGGAGGAGTCCGGCCGCGGCGGCGCGGACGACAAGGGTGACATGCCCGGCGGGGGCGAGGGCTACGTCCCGTCGCAGCGGCGGATCGAGCGCGAGGCCTTCAAACGCGCGCGTGCCCGCCGCGCGACGGCTCTCGCGGCGCTCTCGACCCTCGTCACAGGCATCGTCCTCTACCTGATCGTCGTCAACGCGCCCGGCTGGCCGCGCACCAAGGAGACGTTCTTCGACTGGCAGTACGCGCGCGAGGCGTTCCCCAAGGTCCTCGAAGGACTGTGGCTGAACGTGCGGCTGCTGCTGATCTGCGGCGTGGCGGTGCTGGTCCTCGGCATGCTGATCGCCATCGCGCGCACACTGCGCGGTCCCGTGTTCTTCCCCCTGAGGTTCCTGGCCGCCGCGTACACCGACTTCTTCCGCGGGCTGCCGCTGATCATCAACCTGATGATCGTGGTCCTGGGCGTCCCCGCGCTGCGCCTGCAGGGTGTGACCGTCGACCCGGTGCTGCTCGGCGGTACGGCGCTCACGCTCACGTACTCGGCGTACGTGGCCGAGGTGTTCCGCGCCGGCATCGAGTCCGTGCACCCCTCGCAGCGCGCGGCGGCCCGCTCGCTCGGCCTCACCAACCGGCAGGCGCTGCGGCACGTCGTCCTCCCGCAGGCCGTGCGCCGCCAGGTGCCGCCCCTGCTCAACGACCTGGTGTCGCTGCAGAAGGACACCGGTCTCGTGTCGATCGGCGGTGCCATCGACGCCGTACGGGCCGCGGACATCATCGTGGGGCGCAGCCTCAACTACACGCCGTACATCGTCGCGGGCCTGGTCTTCGTGGCGTTGACCATCCCGATGACCCGCTTCACGGACTGGGTGACGGCCCGGATGGACCGTCGGCGGGCCCAGGGAGGATCGATATGA
- a CDS encoding amino acid ABC transporter ATP-binding protein produces MSDASVLRMESVRKTFGDSVVLRDVDLEVAPHTVTALIGASGSGKSTLLRCANLLEEIDDGAIWLDGEEITDPRTDQDAVRRRIGVVFQAYNLFPHMTVLDNITLAPRRVHGVSRAEAEERARELLERLGLGGRAGEFPDRLSGGQQQRVAIARALAVRPRLLLFDEITAALDPELVGEVLAVVRDLKDDGMTMVLATHEMGFARDVADQVCFLDGGVVLERGTAEQVFGDPQQERTQRFLRRIVEAGRL; encoded by the coding sequence ATGAGCGACGCGTCCGTGCTGCGCATGGAGTCCGTGCGCAAGACCTTCGGTGACTCGGTCGTCCTGCGAGACGTCGACCTGGAGGTCGCCCCGCACACGGTGACCGCGCTGATCGGCGCCTCGGGTTCCGGTAAGTCGACGCTGCTGCGGTGCGCCAACCTCCTGGAGGAGATCGACGACGGCGCGATCTGGCTGGACGGTGAGGAGATCACCGACCCGCGCACCGACCAGGACGCGGTACGCCGTCGTATCGGCGTCGTCTTCCAGGCGTACAACCTCTTTCCGCACATGACCGTCCTGGACAACATCACCCTCGCCCCGCGGCGCGTGCACGGCGTCTCCCGCGCGGAGGCCGAGGAGCGCGCCCGGGAGCTTCTGGAGCGGCTCGGTCTGGGCGGCAGGGCGGGCGAGTTCCCGGACCGGCTCAGCGGCGGTCAGCAGCAGCGTGTGGCGATCGCGCGTGCTCTCGCGGTGCGGCCCCGGCTGCTGCTGTTCGACGAGATCACCGCGGCCCTCGACCCGGAACTCGTCGGTGAGGTCCTCGCTGTCGTACGTGACCTCAAGGACGACGGCATGACCATGGTGCTGGCCACGCACGAGATGGGTTTCGCCCGGGACGTCGCCGACCAGGTTTGCTTTCTGGACGGGGGCGTGGTGCTGGAGCGCGGGACGGCGGAGCAGGTCTTCGGTGATCCGCAGCAGGAGCGCACACAGCGGTTCCTGCGGCGGATCGTGGAGGCGGGGCGGCTTTAA
- the aroQ gene encoding type II 3-dehydroquinate dehydratase — translation MPRTLANAPIMILNGPNLNLLGQRQPEIYGKDTLADVEALCAKAAAAHGGTVDFRQSNHEGELVDWIHEARLDHCGIVINPGAYSHTSVAILDALNTCDGLPVLEVHISNIHQRESFRHHSYVSLRADGVIAGCGVQGYVFGVERVAALAGAAQADA, via the coding sequence GTGCCCCGCACCCTGGCCAACGCCCCGATCATGATTCTCAACGGGCCCAACCTGAACCTGCTCGGCCAGCGCCAGCCGGAGATCTACGGCAAGGACACCCTCGCCGACGTCGAGGCCCTGTGCGCCAAGGCGGCGGCCGCGCACGGCGGCACGGTGGACTTCCGTCAGTCCAACCACGAGGGCGAGTTGGTCGACTGGATCCACGAGGCGCGGCTCGACCACTGCGGGATCGTCATCAATCCTGGTGCCTACTCCCACACGTCGGTTGCGATTCTGGACGCTCTCAACACCTGTGACGGGCTGCCCGTGTTGGAGGTGCACATCTCCAACATCCACCAGCGCGAGTCGTTCCGGCACCATTCGTACGTCTCGCTCCGTGCCGACGGCGTCATCGCCGGGTGCGGTGTGCAGGGTTACGTGTTCGGAGTGGAGCGCGTCGCGGCGCTGGCGGGGGCGGCGCAGGCCGACGCGTAA
- a CDS encoding calcium:proton antiporter, translated as MIARLRTLTTQWTSLVPALAVVLLVFTWGRDLPGAVVALVTLVLAGAVLAAVHHAEVVAHRVGEPFGSLVLAIAVTVIEVALIVTLMVDGGDKSSSLARDTVFAAVMITCNGIVGICLLVASLRHGLAVFNPEGTGAALATVATLATLSLVLPTFTTSKPGPEFSGVQLTFAAISSLILYGLFVATQTVRHRDYFLPITRHGEVITAESHADAPSARSAWTSLGLLGLALIGVVGLAKGVSPTIESGVEDAGLHHAVVGVIIALLVLLPETIAALRSARRDRVQTSLNLALGSAMASIGLTVPAVALASIWLSGPLVLGLGSTHMVLLALTVVVSSLTVVPGRATPLQGGVHLVLFAAYLELAINP; from the coding sequence ATGATCGCTCGGCTGAGGACGCTCACGACACAGTGGACGTCCCTCGTGCCGGCGCTCGCTGTCGTCCTGCTGGTCTTCACCTGGGGGCGTGATCTGCCCGGGGCGGTCGTCGCCCTGGTGACACTCGTCCTCGCGGGCGCGGTGCTGGCGGCCGTCCATCATGCCGAGGTGGTCGCCCACCGGGTCGGCGAACCCTTCGGCTCCCTCGTGCTCGCCATCGCCGTCACGGTCATCGAGGTCGCCCTGATCGTCACCCTCATGGTGGATGGCGGCGACAAGAGTTCCTCCCTGGCCCGGGACACCGTCTTCGCAGCCGTGATGATCACCTGCAACGGCATCGTCGGCATCTGCCTCCTCGTCGCCTCACTCCGGCACGGCCTGGCGGTCTTCAACCCCGAGGGCACCGGCGCCGCCCTCGCGACCGTCGCCACCCTGGCCACGCTCAGCCTGGTGCTGCCGACGTTCACCACGAGCAAGCCGGGCCCGGAGTTCTCGGGCGTACAGCTCACCTTCGCCGCGATCTCCTCGCTGATCCTCTACGGCCTGTTCGTCGCGACGCAGACCGTGCGGCACCGCGACTACTTCCTGCCCATCACCCGTCACGGCGAGGTGATCACGGCGGAGAGCCACGCCGACGCGCCGTCCGCCCGTTCCGCCTGGACCAGTCTCGGGCTGCTCGGCCTCGCGCTGATCGGCGTGGTCGGGCTGGCCAAGGGAGTGTCGCCGACCATCGAGTCCGGCGTGGAGGACGCCGGACTGCACCACGCCGTCGTCGGAGTGATCATCGCCCTGCTGGTACTGCTGCCCGAGACCATCGCCGCCCTGCGCTCCGCCCGCCGGGACCGGGTGCAGACCAGTCTGAACCTCGCCCTCGGTTCCGCCATGGCCAGCATCGGCCTGACCGTCCCCGCGGTGGCCCTGGCGTCCATCTGGCTGTCCGGCCCGCTCGTCCTCGGCCTCGGCTCCACGCACATGGTGCTGCTCGCGCTGACCGTGGTGGTCAGCTCCCTGACCGTGGTGCCGGGCCGGGCCACGCCCCTGCAGGGAGGCGTCCATCTGGTGCTGTTCGCCGCCTACTTGGAGCTGGCGATCAATCCATGA